CATCTTTACATCAAACTCCACATAATACCCCGCTACTGGGCGATTTTTGATAAAATATAAAACTCTCTCAATTGCCTCTTTTGGTTCCATCGCACCTTGCAGATCGCAAGCTCTTAAGTGATGGATCTTGATGCTTTGTGCGCTAATATCTTTTTGTGGTTTGAGCTCAAGATAGAGCGCTTTTGAGAGAAGTATCTTATCTTTTTTGACTGGCAAACATGCAATAGATAAAATCTCATCATTTTTTGGATCGAGTCCGGTTGTTTCACAATCGATAAAAACTATCTCATCACCACTGTATGGCTCAAAAAGAAACTTAAACTCACCTCTATAGAACCACTTCTGCCAAAACATCAGCTCACCATCGATAGTTTATAGTGGTATGATAAAAACTCTTTGAATTTTTCAATTGTCTTAAAACTTTCTTTCAATATATCACGTTCTAGTTTATTGAGGGTTGTAACATCGATGCTGTTGGTAGCATCTAATCCTTTTTGAATATTGTGCAGAGATGCTCTGAGCCTAAAGGAGTTGAGTGTCTCAAAGCTTTCAATGAGATCTGTAACAAAGCTCTTTTCCAAAATGCCAAGATTACTGATCTCTTTTAGTCGCTCAACTGTGTTTGTATTATGGATATGATATT
The Nitratiruptor sp. SB155-2 genome window above contains:
- a CDS encoding 3'-5' exonuclease — protein: MFWQKWFYRGEFKFLFEPYSGDEIVFIDCETTGLDPKNDEILSIACLPVKKDKILLSKALYLELKPQKDISAQSIKIHHLRACDLQGAMEPKEAIERVLYFIKNRPVAGYYVEFDVKMISKYTKKFFGFTLPNKQIEVSGLYYDYKQKAIPQGFIDLKFDTILKDLNLPKLKAHNALNDTIMSAMIYLKLIKRRQYG